Proteins found in one Pirellulales bacterium genomic segment:
- a CDS encoding PhoPQ-activated pathogenicity-related family protein: MPSPLLRICVLIFCLAAPMAAVAKDPNAKGRTALDEYVEKVDPSYEWKLVETSKKPGVTNYAIDLTSQTWRPEDTDRPQWKHRLIIVKPDDVQSDTAFLFISGGGNDREFSNNPDVLSMMIARESKTIIAELKQIPNQPMTFLKDGKPRKEDDLIGYTWDKVITTGDPTWSARLPMVKAAVRAMDTVQAMLASDEGGKFTVNKFVVAGGSKRGWTTWLTGAVDKRVVAIIPAVIDVLNMKESMQHHYAAYGFWAEAVGDYVQHKVMEKQNHPGYKLLIQFEDPINYVDRLTMPKFVVNAAGDQFFLPDSSQFYWDKLKGEKYLRYVANAEHSLGGTDAPMSIAAFYMSVVQGTPRPKLDWTFESDGAIRVVTPDKPKKVLLWQATNPDARDFRVTTIGRAYKSTPLEDQGDGVFVGNVQPPEKGFTAYFVELEFESGFKFPFKFTTGVRVVPDVLPHQDKLQELLSAGK, from the coding sequence ATGCCCTCTCCCCTGCTCCGCATTTGCGTGCTGATTTTCTGCCTCGCCGCGCCGATGGCTGCTGTGGCCAAGGACCCCAACGCCAAAGGGCGCACCGCGCTCGATGAATACGTCGAAAAGGTCGATCCCTCCTACGAGTGGAAGCTGGTCGAAACCAGCAAGAAGCCCGGAGTCACCAACTACGCGATCGACCTCACCTCGCAAACCTGGCGGCCCGAAGACACCGATCGTCCCCAGTGGAAGCATCGACTGATCATCGTCAAACCCGATGATGTTCAGTCCGACACCGCGTTTCTCTTCATCTCTGGCGGCGGCAACGATCGCGAGTTCTCCAACAACCCCGACGTGCTTTCGATGATGATCGCCCGCGAGTCCAAGACCATCATCGCGGAATTGAAGCAGATTCCTAATCAGCCGATGACGTTCCTCAAAGACGGCAAACCGCGTAAGGAAGACGACCTGATCGGCTACACCTGGGACAAAGTCATCACCACCGGCGACCCCACCTGGTCGGCCCGCCTGCCAATGGTCAAGGCGGCCGTTCGCGCCATGGACACCGTGCAGGCCATGCTGGCCAGCGATGAGGGGGGCAAATTCACCGTCAACAAGTTTGTCGTCGCCGGTGGTTCCAAGCGCGGCTGGACAACCTGGCTCACCGGCGCGGTCGACAAGCGCGTGGTGGCGATCATCCCCGCGGTGATCGACGTGCTGAATATGAAAGAGTCGATGCAGCACCACTACGCTGCCTACGGCTTCTGGGCCGAAGCGGTCGGCGACTACGTGCAGCATAAGGTGATGGAGAAGCAGAACCATCCCGGCTACAAACTGCTGATTCAGTTCGAAGACCCCATCAATTACGTCGACCGCCTGACGATGCCCAAGTTCGTGGTCAACGCGGCGGGCGACCAGTTCTTTCTGCCCGACTCGTCGCAGTTCTATTGGGACAAGCTCAAGGGAGAGAAGTATCTGCGCTACGTCGCCAACGCGGAACATTCGCTAGGGGGCACCGACGCTCCCATGTCGATCGCCGCCTTCTATATGTCGGTGGTCCAAGGAACCCCGCGTCCCAAGCTCGACTGGACCTTTGAATCCGACGGCGCCATTCGGGTCGTCACGCCCGACAAGCCCAAAAAGGTGCTCCTTTGGCAGGCCACCAATCCTGACGCCCGCGACTTTCGCGTCACGACGATCGGCAGGGCATACAAGAGCACCCCGCTCGAGGATCAAGGCGATGGCGTTTTCGTCGGCAACGTCCAGCCTCCAGAAAAAGGCTTCACCGCCTATTTTGTCGAGCTGGAATTTGAAAGTGGATTCAAGTTTCCCTTCAAGTTCACCACCGGGGTCCGCGTCGTCCCCGACGTGCTGCCCCACCAGGACAAGTTGCAAGAACTGCTCAGCGCGGGCAAATAG
- a CDS encoding PQQ-like beta-propeller repeat protein, translated as MATAESVPAPATWSWRRVRFPVIVLTVAALVVAVVRLLPGDRPDLGSRRIISVVVAAIAVLLVFLWFELFSHARGTTRLIVFLIAILALGGAAGAVRRVEFDGYMTPTVDWRWNLDRDLAVEQHRQAQAPAAGPALDQIALAPDDVLEYRGADRTGIMPGPPLARSWSPTAPKQVWRQPVGGGYAAFVTAGPLLVTIEQRRDKEAIVAYLAETGAETWVHSYETLFSEALGGDGPRATPTVVGDKVYALGAKGMLSCLELTTGKPVWAKNILADDGAKNLDWGMSGSPLVYDGLVVVNPGSQEGGADSRALVAYHADTGEIAWKQGQGKAGYASPMLATLAGKRQILSFEGNALASYDADGGAELWRTPWESDFDINAVQPVVLAEDRVLISSASGAALYQIKASDGKWSADELWKNRKLKCGYSCPIAYGDHIYGLDDGILACVELATGKQLWKGGRYGHGQMLLRGDLFVVLTEKGELALVEATPAKFTELGILPAIEGRTWNNPTLRGNRLFVRNHLEMAAFDLPLVPADDP; from the coding sequence ATGGCGACGGCCGAGTCGGTACCCGCCCCCGCCACCTGGTCGTGGCGGCGTGTTCGCTTTCCAGTCATTGTGCTGACCGTCGCCGCGCTGGTCGTGGCCGTCGTCCGCCTGTTGCCGGGCGACCGCCCCGATTTGGGCTCGCGACGCATCATCTCGGTTGTGGTGGCGGCCATTGCCGTACTGCTCGTTTTTCTCTGGTTCGAGCTATTCTCGCACGCGCGCGGGACCACGCGGCTCATCGTCTTTCTCATCGCGATCCTGGCGCTCGGCGGCGCCGCCGGCGCGGTGCGCCGCGTGGAGTTCGATGGCTACATGACCCCCACCGTCGATTGGCGCTGGAACCTCGATCGCGATCTGGCCGTGGAACAGCATCGTCAGGCGCAAGCTCCCGCCGCGGGGCCTGCCCTGGACCAAATCGCGCTCGCGCCTGACGACGTGCTGGAATATCGCGGCGCCGACCGCACCGGCATCATGCCCGGGCCGCCGCTGGCTCGCTCGTGGTCGCCCACCGCGCCTAAACAGGTGTGGCGTCAACCGGTCGGCGGCGGCTATGCCGCGTTTGTCACTGCCGGCCCGCTGCTGGTCACCATCGAGCAGCGCCGCGACAAGGAGGCGATTGTCGCCTACCTTGCCGAAACCGGCGCCGAGACCTGGGTGCATAGCTACGAGACCCTATTCAGCGAGGCGCTCGGCGGCGACGGCCCCCGCGCCACCCCCACCGTCGTCGGCGACAAGGTCTATGCTCTTGGCGCCAAAGGCATGTTGAGCTGCCTCGAACTCACGACGGGCAAGCCGGTCTGGGCCAAGAACATTCTGGCCGACGACGGCGCCAAGAATCTCGATTGGGGCATGTCGGGCTCGCCGCTGGTTTACGATGGCTTGGTGGTCGTTAATCCTGGCTCGCAGGAAGGGGGCGCCGACAGTCGCGCGCTGGTCGCCTACCACGCGGACACTGGCGAGATCGCCTGGAAGCAAGGCCAAGGCAAGGCGGGCTACGCCTCACCCATGTTGGCCACATTGGCCGGCAAGCGGCAGATTCTCAGCTTCGAGGGCAATGCGCTGGCGAGCTACGACGCCGATGGCGGCGCTGAACTATGGCGCACTCCCTGGGAGAGCGACTTCGACATAAACGCCGTCCAACCGGTTGTTCTGGCAGAGGACCGCGTTTTGATTTCTTCCGCCAGCGGCGCGGCGCTCTATCAAATCAAAGCCAGCGACGGCAAATGGTCGGCCGACGAGCTTTGGAAGAATCGCAAGCTCAAATGTGGTTACTCGTGTCCCATCGCGTATGGCGACCATATCTACGGACTCGACGATGGCATTCTCGCCTGTGTGGAACTGGCCACCGGCAAGCAGCTTTGGAAGGGGGGCCGTTATGGCCACGGCCAAATGTTGCTCCGCGGCGATCTGTTCGTCGTGCTCACCGAGAAAGGAGAACTGGCCCTGGTCGAGGCGACACCAGCCAAGTTCACCGAGCTAGGCATCTTGCCGGCGATTGAGGGGCGCACGTGGAACAATCCCACGCTGCGGGGCAATCGCCTCTTTGTCCGCAACCATCTCGAAATGGCCGCCTTCGATCTCCCCCTCGTCCCCGCCGACGATCCTTAG
- a CDS encoding amidohydrolase family protein → MNENCFALRARWVLPIDAPPIAQGVVTIEQGRIAGVGRRAIGDAAITDLGDVALLPGLVNAHTHLEFSDCARPLGERGTLFASWIGLVTRYRHEREAADPLAAQRAIALGLRESIAAGTTTLGEITTRAPALDPAMTHPIDVTSFWEVIALDPARFNHSIDAANAHWQAASGYRPGVSPHAPYTVHPELFGRLVDLARDRRAPVAFHLAESPAELELLDSQSGPLFDYLSERGFWRHGAIAPRTRPMDYLRKLATAQRSLVVHGNYLSAAEIEFAAEHAERLSVIYCPRTHDYFGHERHPLVRLLARGATVALGTDSRASTPDLSLWAEMRMVAAKFPDLDPAQIIELGTLAGARALGLDQETGSLMAGKRADLVAIPLVDGSTKEPAAELLASQWPVTRTMFAGRWIDAEAGSGADTD, encoded by the coding sequence ATGAACGAAAACTGCTTTGCCTTGCGCGCGCGCTGGGTGTTGCCGATCGACGCGCCGCCGATCGCGCAAGGGGTGGTGACGATCGAGCAAGGGCGCATCGCCGGGGTGGGGCGCCGCGCGATCGGCGACGCCGCGATCACCGATTTGGGAGACGTTGCGCTCTTGCCGGGGCTGGTCAACGCGCACACGCATCTGGAATTCAGCGATTGCGCGCGGCCGCTGGGCGAGCGGGGGACGCTGTTCGCAAGCTGGATCGGCCTAGTTACCCGGTATCGCCACGAGCGCGAGGCGGCTGATCCTTTGGCGGCGCAGCGGGCCATCGCGCTGGGGCTACGCGAGTCGATTGCCGCCGGCACAACGACCTTGGGAGAGATCACCACGCGCGCGCCGGCGCTCGACCCGGCGATGACCCACCCGATCGACGTGACCAGCTTTTGGGAGGTGATCGCGCTCGATCCGGCGCGGTTCAACCATTCGATCGACGCGGCCAACGCGCATTGGCAAGCGGCGTCGGGTTACCGGCCGGGGGTGTCGCCCCACGCCCCTTACACGGTGCATCCAGAGCTTTTCGGTCGATTGGTCGATTTGGCGCGCGACAGACGGGCGCCAGTGGCCTTTCACCTGGCGGAGTCGCCGGCGGAATTGGAATTGCTCGATTCGCAAAGTGGGCCCTTGTTCGATTACTTGAGCGAGCGAGGGTTTTGGCGACACGGCGCGATAGCCCCCCGTACGCGGCCGATGGACTATTTGCGCAAGTTGGCCACTGCGCAGCGTTCGCTGGTGGTGCACGGCAATTATCTGAGCGCTGCGGAGATTGAATTCGCCGCCGAGCACGCCGAACGCCTGAGTGTGATCTATTGTCCGCGGACACACGATTATTTCGGACACGAGCGGCACCCGCTGGTCAGGCTACTAGCGCGCGGGGCGACCGTGGCGCTGGGGACCGACAGTCGCGCGTCGACACCCGACTTGAGCCTGTGGGCCGAGATGCGGATGGTGGCCGCGAAGTTCCCAGACCTCGATCCGGCGCAGATCATTGAACTGGGAACACTGGCCGGCGCGCGGGCGCTGGGGCTGGATCAGGAGACGGGCAGTTTGATGGCCGGTAAGCGGGCCGATCTGGTGGCGATTCCGCTGGTCGACGGCAGTACCAAAGAACCAGCGGCGGAGCTGCTAGCGAGTCAGTGGCCGGTGACGCGGACGATGTTCGCGGGGCGTTGGATTGACGCGGAAGCGGGAAGCGGTGCGGATACCGACTAA
- a CDS encoding ABC transporter permease subunit, whose protein sequence is MSWTNVKLICQREIRDQLRDRRTLFMIFVLPVLLYPLLGLSFFQVAQFVREQPTKVLILGADEAPKSPPLIEDQRFADELFFDEHDAHLLELELRSTAAVNKQLPGGGAADEGAVVEHAQSLIRNGQQQVVIWFPPGFAKQLAEHNSGLLSHDGEARGDYPRPLVFHNSAQEKSRLAYLRVSEVLDRWRKAIASQNLELAGIDPSVVKPFDLRSEDLADQEEREAAMWSKIFPFLLLIWALTGAFYPAIDLCAGEKERGTLETLLSSPATRSEIVWGKLLTVMSFSIATVVLNIVSMGVSGMFILSQLPQFGPPPLAALFWLVIAVVPVSAMFSALCLALAAFARSTKEGQYYLMPLILVTMPLVVIPMAPGVEMSLGNSLIPITGIVLLLRYLVEGNYAQVLPYVAPVVLVTLLCCLFSIRWAVDQFNTEGVLFRESERLDIGLWVRHLRRDRDDLPTVSQALLCGVLILVIRFFMSFALAPPTDFAGFARMAVITQLVVILTPVLLMTALFTRSPRRTLLLTPPVWWGLPVAALLACLMHPVSDVLQRLVLRLYPISDEISGQLNQLLTGDKNLALMILVIAVVPAICEELAFRGFVLSGFRRMGHKWRAIAMASVFFGLSHAIFQQSLIAAMVGMVIGYLAVQTGSIGPAMLFHMLHNSIALLSTRVTSEFVAEHPAFEWLGQFNNEGAFLYHWPVVLGCAGLIAAIMYWMHRQPYRRTVEEALQEAIDHRTASSLAR, encoded by the coding sequence ATGAGCTGGACGAACGTCAAACTGATCTGCCAGCGCGAGATTCGCGATCAACTGCGCGATCGCCGCACGCTGTTCATGATCTTCGTCCTGCCGGTGCTGCTCTATCCTTTGTTGGGATTGAGCTTTTTTCAGGTGGCGCAGTTTGTGCGCGAGCAGCCAACCAAGGTGTTGATTCTCGGCGCCGACGAGGCGCCCAAGTCGCCTCCCTTAATCGAAGACCAACGTTTCGCCGACGAGCTGTTTTTCGACGAGCACGACGCTCACCTGCTGGAGCTGGAACTGCGGTCGACCGCCGCGGTGAACAAGCAATTGCCGGGCGGCGGCGCCGCGGACGAGGGGGCGGTGGTCGAGCATGCGCAATCGCTGATCCGCAATGGTCAGCAGCAAGTGGTGATCTGGTTTCCGCCAGGGTTCGCCAAGCAACTGGCGGAGCACAATAGCGGTCTACTGAGCCACGATGGCGAAGCACGCGGCGATTACCCGCGACCGTTGGTGTTTCACAACTCGGCTCAAGAGAAGTCGCGGCTCGCCTATCTGCGAGTCAGCGAGGTGCTCGACCGCTGGCGCAAGGCGATCGCCAGCCAGAACCTGGAATTGGCGGGCATCGACCCCAGCGTGGTCAAACCGTTCGATTTACGCTCGGAGGATCTGGCGGATCAGGAAGAGCGCGAAGCGGCGATGTGGTCGAAGATTTTCCCGTTCTTGCTGTTGATCTGGGCGCTGACGGGGGCGTTTTATCCGGCTATCGACTTGTGCGCGGGCGAGAAGGAACGCGGCACGCTGGAGACGCTGCTCAGCAGCCCAGCCACGCGCAGCGAGATTGTGTGGGGCAAGCTGCTGACGGTGATGAGCTTCAGCATCGCCACGGTGGTGCTGAACATCGTGAGCATGGGGGTGTCTGGCATGTTCATCCTGAGCCAGTTGCCGCAGTTTGGTCCGCCACCACTGGCTGCGTTGTTTTGGTTGGTGATTGCGGTCGTGCCGGTGTCGGCCATGTTCAGCGCGCTGTGCCTGGCGCTGGCGGCGTTTGCGCGCAGCACCAAGGAGGGGCAGTATTATCTGATGCCGCTCATTTTGGTGACAATGCCGCTGGTGGTGATCCCGATGGCGCCGGGCGTGGAGATGAGCCTTGGGAACAGTCTGATTCCGATCACGGGCATCGTGCTCTTGCTGCGCTATCTGGTCGAGGGCAATTACGCGCAGGTGTTGCCGTATGTGGCGCCGGTGGTGTTGGTGACGCTCTTGTGCTGTCTGTTCAGCATTCGCTGGGCTGTGGATCAGTTCAATACCGAGGGAGTGTTGTTTCGCGAGAGCGAGCGGTTGGACATCGGTCTGTGGGTGCGGCATCTACGGCGCGATCGCGATGATCTGCCGACTGTGTCGCAGGCGCTGTTGTGCGGCGTATTGATCCTGGTGATTCGGTTCTTCATGAGCTTCGCCTTGGCGCCGCCGACCGATTTTGCCGGCTTTGCGCGGATGGCGGTCATCACGCAATTGGTGGTGATCTTGACCCCCGTCTTGTTGATGACGGCGCTATTCACGCGCAGTCCGCGGCGCACGCTGTTGCTGACGCCGCCGGTCTGGTGGGGGCTGCCGGTGGCTGCCTTACTGGCGTGCTTGATGCACCCCGTCTCCGATGTATTGCAGCGACTCGTGCTGCGGCTATATCCAATCAGCGACGAAATCTCTGGCCAGTTGAATCAACTGCTGACGGGGGACAAGAACCTGGCCCTGATGATCTTGGTGATCGCCGTCGTGCCGGCGATTTGCGAAGAACTGGCCTTCCGCGGCTTTGTGCTGTCGGGCTTTCGGCGCATGGGACACAAATGGCGGGCCATCGCGATGGCCAGCGTGTTTTTTGGTTTGTCGCACGCCATTTTCCAGCAATCATTGATTGCGGCCATGGTGGGCATGGTGATCGGCTATTTGGCCGTGCAGACCGGCAGCATTGGGCCGGCGATGTTGTTTCATATGCTGCACAACTCGATCGCGCTGTTGTCAACGCGCGTGACCAGCGAATTCGTCGCCGAACACCCAGCGTTTGAATGGCTGGGGCAGTTCAACAACGAAGGAGCGTTCTTGTATCATTGGCCGGTGGTGCTCGGCTGTGCGGGACTGATCGCGGCCATTATGTATTGGATGCATCGTCAACCGTACCGGCGGACGGTGGAAGAGGCGCTGCAGGAAGCGATCGACCATCGCACGGCGAGTAGTTTGGCGCGATAA
- a CDS encoding ATP-binding cassette domain-containing protein, which yields MIHVRELTKTYSDLRRGRFVALDRLSFYAMPGEIFGLLGPNGAGKTTALRILSTVLRPTSGSATVNGYDVVTQSGDVRHQIGFVSANTGVYDRMTAWEMVEYFGRLYGLQGDRLTERMEDVFTRLKMNEMRDLLGAKMSTGMRQKVSIARAIVHDPPVLVFDEPTNGLDVLVSRALLRTVQELSDHGKCVIFSTHIMREVEKLCDRVAIMHRGRILAEGSLDTLRDQHSEADLEELFFQLISRDGDLDPIEALDVLGNTPVE from the coding sequence ATGATTCATGTTCGCGAATTGACGAAGACCTACAGCGACCTGCGTCGCGGACGATTTGTGGCGCTCGATCGACTCAGCTTCTATGCGATGCCCGGCGAGATCTTTGGCCTGCTGGGCCCCAATGGCGCTGGCAAAACGACGGCGCTGCGAATCTTGAGCACGGTGCTACGGCCCACCAGCGGCAGCGCCACGGTCAACGGTTACGACGTGGTGACGCAATCGGGGGACGTGCGGCACCAGATTGGCTTTGTCTCGGCCAACACGGGCGTCTACGACCGCATGACCGCCTGGGAGATGGTCGAATATTTTGGCCGCCTGTACGGGTTGCAGGGAGATCGCCTGACCGAGCGTATGGAAGACGTCTTCACGCGACTGAAGATGAACGAAATGCGCGATCTGTTGGGCGCGAAGATGTCGACCGGCATGCGGCAGAAGGTGTCGATCGCCCGGGCGATTGTTCACGACCCGCCGGTGCTGGTGTTCGACGAGCCGACCAACGGGCTGGACGTGCTCGTGTCGCGGGCGCTATTGCGAACGGTGCAGGAGCTTTCGGATCACGGCAAGTGCGTCATTTTCTCCACGCACATCATGCGCGAGGTGGAAAAGCTGTGCGATCGCGTGGCCATCATGCACCGCGGCCGCATTCTGGCCGAGGGAAGCTTGGACACGCTACGCGACCAGCACAGCGAAGCGGACCTGGAAGAACTGTTCTTTCAGTTGATCTCGCGCGACGGCGATCTGGACCCGATCGAAGCATTGGACGTGCTGGGCAACACGCCCGTTGAGTGA
- the mqnC gene encoding dehypoxanthine futalosine cyclase, translating to MAWRQETRALSSSIAPILDKAVAGERISAAEGLRLLESRDLAALGRAADAVTRRLHPESYRTYNIDRNINYTNICTAVCDFCAFYRKPKHAEGYVLEREELYDKVRETIELGGEQILMQGGLHPEFKLEWYEELLRDIKSRFPQVNIHGFSPPEIHHFTKVSKLSLREVLTRLQAAGLGSLPGGGGEILVDRVRREITRGKVLTDDWLNVCRVWHELGGRGTATMMFGHVETLAERIESLERLRQLQDETGGFTAFICWTFQPEHTDLAHLPPAGAFEYLKTQAVSRLYLDNFTNIQSSWVTQGLKVGQLALLYGANDMGSLMIEENVVASAGTVHCLSLEQMKDAIREVGYTPRRRNVFYELMDAEPATETVLA from the coding sequence ATGGCCTGGCGCCAGGAGACTCGCGCCTTGAGCAGTTCGATAGCGCCTATTTTGGATAAAGCGGTCGCAGGCGAGCGCATCTCAGCGGCGGAAGGTCTGCGGTTGCTGGAGTCGCGCGATCTGGCGGCGCTGGGCCGGGCGGCGGACGCCGTGACGCGGCGCTTGCACCCCGAGTCGTATCGCACCTACAACATCGACCGCAACATCAACTACACCAATATCTGCACGGCGGTGTGCGACTTTTGCGCGTTCTATCGCAAGCCGAAGCACGCCGAGGGATATGTGCTGGAGCGGGAGGAACTGTACGACAAGGTGCGCGAGACCATCGAACTGGGGGGCGAACAAATATTGATGCAGGGAGGACTGCATCCCGAGTTCAAGCTCGAGTGGTACGAAGAATTGCTACGCGACATCAAGAGCCGCTTTCCGCAGGTCAATATCCACGGCTTCAGTCCGCCCGAGATTCATCACTTCACCAAAGTGAGCAAGTTATCGCTGCGCGAGGTGCTGACGCGGCTACAGGCGGCTGGACTCGGGAGCCTGCCCGGCGGTGGGGGCGAGATTTTGGTGGACCGTGTGCGGCGCGAGATCACGCGCGGCAAGGTGCTGACCGACGACTGGTTGAACGTGTGCCGGGTGTGGCACGAACTGGGGGGCCGCGGCACGGCGACGATGATGTTCGGGCATGTAGAAACGCTGGCCGAGCGCATCGAGAGTCTCGAACGATTGCGTCAATTACAAGACGAAACGGGAGGCTTCACGGCGTTCATCTGTTGGACCTTTCAGCCGGAACACACGGACCTCGCGCATCTGCCGCCGGCCGGCGCGTTCGAGTATCTCAAAACGCAGGCGGTCAGCCGGTTGTATTTGGACAACTTCACAAACATTCAGTCGAGCTGGGTGACGCAAGGGCTCAAGGTAGGGCAACTGGCGCTGCTTTACGGCGCCAACGACATGGGCAGCCTGATGATCGAAGAAAACGTGGTGGCGTCGGCCGGCACGGTGCATTGTCTGTCGCTCGAACAGATGAAAGACGCGATTCGCGAAGTGGGATACACGCCGCGGCGCCGCAACGTCTTTTACGAGCTGATGGACGCCGAGCCCGCCACCGAGACGGTGTTGGCTTAG
- a CDS encoding menaquinone biosynthesis protein encodes MAGNRNTIRVGAVNYLNTKPLVHQFESLAANAELVFDLPSRLADGLAAGRFDVALIPSVEFFQDAGYTIVSNACIACRGPVLSVKLFSRVPVAEIRTLALDEGSRTSVALSRVLLAERFSVEPRLQSLPIGADPLSVEADAVLLIGDRAIHSPLSPWVEVWDLGDEWVRWTGLPFVFAVWTARAGADLAGIDAALVEARDRGVAGLVEIAAREAAPLGLTQPECLSYLRDNLYFYLGPRELRGLGLFQQMAARHGLAPGDSRLEQFDSAYFG; translated from the coding sequence ATGGCGGGGAATCGCAATACGATTCGCGTCGGGGCGGTCAACTATCTCAATACCAAGCCATTGGTTCACCAGTTTGAATCGCTGGCCGCCAATGCCGAGTTGGTGTTCGACCTGCCCAGCCGATTGGCCGACGGCCTGGCGGCGGGGCGCTTCGATGTGGCGCTGATTCCCTCGGTCGAGTTTTTTCAAGACGCCGGCTACACCATTGTTTCCAACGCCTGCATCGCCTGCCGTGGCCCAGTGCTGAGCGTCAAGCTGTTCAGCCGCGTGCCGGTGGCGGAGATTCGTACGCTGGCGCTCGACGAGGGATCGCGCACCAGCGTGGCGCTGTCGCGGGTGCTTTTGGCTGAGCGATTCAGCGTCGAGCCGCGGTTGCAATCGTTGCCGATTGGAGCGGATCCGTTGAGCGTGGAGGCCGACGCGGTGTTGCTGATCGGCGATCGGGCGATCCACTCTCCGCTGTCGCCGTGGGTCGAGGTTTGGGATCTGGGAGACGAATGGGTGCGATGGACCGGGCTGCCGTTTGTGTTTGCCGTATGGACAGCTCGCGCCGGCGCCGATTTGGCGGGGATTGATGCCGCGCTGGTCGAGGCTCGCGATCGAGGCGTCGCCGGTCTGGTCGAAATAGCGGCCCGCGAGGCGGCCCCGCTGGGGCTGACTCAGCCCGAGTGCCTGTCGTACTTGCGCGACAACTTGTATTTTTATCTTGGTCCGCGCGAGTTGCGCGGCTTGGGACTTTTCCAACAAATGGCTGCCCGGCATGGCCTGGCGCCAGGAGACTCGCGCCTTGAGCAGTTCGATAGCGCCTATTTTGGATAA
- a CDS encoding ABC transporter ATP-binding protein, whose amino-acid sequence MIEIDQVTRRYGAKVAVEQLSLAIPAGELFAFLGPNGAGKTTTIKMLVGLLRPTTGQIRLSGHDLLSSPRDAHREMSYVPDVPYLYDKLTGREFLQFIADMYGLAPRLASERIAEEIERFELSDFVDNLAESYSHGMKQRLVFASALIHDPRILVIDEPMVGLDPRSARLLKDLLRQKASGGTTIFMSTHTLDVVEEIADRIGVIHRGRLQFLGTIGELKQRLQRHDSSLERLFLELTDSGDLLEAADRHHQSLHEPQPPRARAS is encoded by the coding sequence ATGATCGAAATTGACCAGGTGACGCGTCGTTATGGCGCCAAAGTGGCCGTGGAGCAGTTGTCGCTGGCGATCCCCGCCGGAGAGTTGTTCGCCTTTTTGGGGCCCAATGGCGCCGGCAAGACGACCACGATCAAGATGCTGGTCGGTTTGTTGCGCCCCACGACGGGACAGATTCGCCTGTCGGGGCACGATCTGTTGTCGTCGCCGCGCGACGCGCACCGTGAGATGAGCTATGTGCCGGACGTGCCGTATCTGTACGACAAGTTGACCGGGCGCGAGTTTCTGCAGTTCATCGCCGACATGTATGGACTTGCGCCGCGCCTGGCAAGCGAGCGGATTGCGGAAGAGATCGAGCGTTTCGAGTTGTCCGACTTTGTCGACAACCTGGCGGAGAGCTATTCGCATGGTATGAAACAGCGGCTGGTGTTCGCGTCGGCGCTGATCCACGATCCGCGGATCCTGGTGATCGATGAGCCGATGGTGGGACTCGATCCGCGGAGCGCGCGGCTGCTCAAGGACTTGCTGCGCCAGAAGGCGAGCGGCGGCACAACGATCTTCATGTCGACGCATACGTTGGATGTGGTGGAAGAGATCGCCGACCGGATTGGCGTGATCCATCGGGGGCGCTTGCAGTTTTTGGGCACGATTGGCGAACTGAAACAACGATTGCAGCGGCACGACAGTTCGCTCGAACGCTTGTTTCTGGAATTGACCGACTCGGGCGATTTACTGGAAGCGGCCGACCGCCATCACCAATCGCTGCACGAGCCTCAACCGCCGCGAGCCCGCGCCAGCTAA
- a CDS encoding peptidylprolyl isomerase encodes MRVVRVLGLFLILLAIGCDSAPSATARKKSPSRSAVRRTAQRPASRAPAAKPVPAAPQAANNVVLHTSAGDITLRLFPDRAPRTVAQFLKYVESGHYNGTIFHQVVDSCLILGGAFTPELLEKPAGAPVPNEAATCRLSNSRGTIAMARPLESIDSAGSQFFINLVDNPQLDHIDNTPEGFGYCVFGEVTSGLDVVDQLGSAEVQSIADFEMMPVRAVMIQSAQVLR; translated from the coding sequence ATGCGCGTGGTCCGTGTGCTCGGTCTGTTCTTGATATTGCTAGCGATTGGCTGCGATTCGGCGCCGAGCGCCACTGCCAGGAAAAAATCCCCTTCACGCTCGGCCGTGCGGCGGACGGCCCAACGTCCTGCCTCGCGCGCCCCGGCGGCCAAGCCAGTGCCCGCCGCGCCACAGGCCGCCAACAACGTGGTGCTGCATACGTCGGCCGGCGACATCACCCTGCGACTCTTCCCCGATCGCGCCCCGCGCACGGTGGCGCAGTTTCTCAAATACGTCGAGTCAGGACATTACAACGGCACCATCTTCCATCAAGTCGTCGATAGTTGCTTGATCCTCGGCGGCGCCTTCACGCCTGAGTTACTAGAGAAGCCCGCCGGGGCGCCAGTGCCCAACGAGGCCGCGACCTGCCGCCTATCGAACAGCCGCGGGACAATCGCCATGGCCCGCCCGCTGGAATCGATCGATAGCGCCGGCTCGCAGTTCTTCATCAACCTGGTCGACAATCCGCAACTCGATCACATCGACAACACGCCCGAAGGCTTCGGCTACTGCGTCTTTGGCGAGGTGACGTCGGGTCTCGACGTGGTCGACCAACTCGGCTCGGCCGAGGTGCAGTCGATCGCCGACTTCGAGATGATGCCGGTGCGGGCGGTGATGATCCAGTCGGCCCAGGTGCTACGGTAG